From one Sulfurimonas sp. HSL-3221 genomic stretch:
- a CDS encoding rhodanese-like domain-containing protein, producing the protein MLNFGPFKSLSTKEFQQKLEEGFTVIDIRRADEWEYDGIIEGSHKITFFDAMGGFDIDTFLESFSKVVTDKEQPFIMVCAHASRTKQACEIMGSKLGYKNVYELDGGINWGWIDKGLETVK; encoded by the coding sequence ATGTTAAATTTCGGACCGTTCAAGTCGCTTTCGACGAAGGAGTTCCAGCAGAAGCTGGAGGAAGGCTTCACCGTCATCGACATTAGAAGAGCTGACGAGTGGGAGTACGACGGCATCATCGAAGGAAGCCATAAGATCACCTTTTTCGACGCGATGGGGGGCTTCGACATCGACACCTTCCTGGAGTCATTTTCGAAGGTCGTCACTGACAAAGAGCAGCCTTTTATCATGGTCTGCGCGCATGCCAGCAGGACAAAGCAGGCGTGCGAGATCATGGGTTCGAAACTGGGCTACAAAAATGTCTACGAACTCGACGGCGGGATCAACTGGGGTTGGATCGACAAGGGTCTGGAGACGGTGAAGTAA
- a CDS encoding thioredoxin family protein — MALLALTDENFQQVIADNEVVIIDFWATWCGPCKQYGPIFEKVAEETSGVTFAKINTDDQQQLAAQQ, encoded by the coding sequence ATGGCACTATTGGCGCTGACAGATGAGAACTTTCAGCAGGTCATCGCGGACAATGAGGTCGTCATTATCGACTTCTGGGCTACATGGTGTGGCCCCTGCAAACAGTACGGTCCCATCTTTGAAAAGGTGGCGGAGGAGACGAGCGGCGTCACATTCGCCAAAATCAACACGGACGACCAGCAGCAGCTGGCCGCGCAGCAGTAG